In Proteus vulgaris, one DNA window encodes the following:
- a CDS encoding SmdB family multidrug efflux ABC transporter permease/ATP-binding protein, whose translation MTISKNKSVKALFPALKRLLTYGKTYRKPMTWGVIMLWVAAVAEVGGPLIVGYFIDKKVATNNVELTSSLGLALAFILLQIIAATLHYYQAIVFNHAAVGVVQQLRTDVMSAALKQPLSAFDNQPVGQLISRVTNDTETIKDLFVNVLPTLFRAIALVVVMLIAMFLLEWQMALVAMTIFPAVIGVMMLYQRLSTPIVRNVRHFLANINDGFHEVINGMSVIQQFRQQARFGQRMSDDSWQHYQARMKALKLDGLLLRPLLSMLSALVLCGLLMLFGYQGSAVIGVGVIYAFISYLGRLNEPLITLTSQQSILQQAVVSGERVFELMDAPSQHYGSSSHIITQGNIDVNSLWFAYRDEQWVLKDINLAIPARHFVAFVGHTGSGKSTLASLLMGNYPWQKGNVYLDEQPLEDYSHYALRSGIAMVQQDPVLLSGSLYDNIALGRECDESHLWQVLETVQLDQWAKALPEELQTELGEQGSRLSAGQKQLLALARVLLIPPCILILDEATANIDSGTEQAIQKALKVVREKTTLIVIAHRLSTIIEANEIVVLHRGAIVEQGDHMELLSQKGRYYNMFQLQQVRESLQEQNPVEVE comes from the coding sequence ATGACGATCAGTAAAAATAAATCCGTTAAAGCGCTATTCCCTGCATTAAAGCGTCTTTTAACTTATGGTAAAACCTATCGCAAACCTATGACATGGGGCGTCATTATGTTGTGGGTAGCTGCAGTTGCAGAGGTGGGTGGCCCATTAATTGTGGGTTATTTCATTGATAAAAAAGTGGCTACGAATAATGTTGAATTAACATCTTCATTAGGTTTGGCATTGGCATTTATTCTTTTACAAATAATTGCAGCGACACTTCATTATTATCAGGCAATTGTGTTTAACCATGCGGCTGTTGGGGTTGTACAACAATTACGCACAGATGTGATGAGCGCTGCACTAAAACAACCATTAAGTGCTTTTGATAATCAACCGGTAGGTCAATTAATTTCTCGTGTAACGAATGATACCGAAACAATTAAAGATTTGTTTGTTAACGTCTTACCGACATTGTTTCGTGCCATTGCGTTAGTGGTTGTTATGTTAATTGCCATGTTCTTATTAGAGTGGCAAATGGCATTGGTAGCGATGACTATCTTCCCAGCTGTTATTGGTGTGATGATGCTATATCAGCGACTCAGTACACCGATAGTCCGCAATGTACGCCATTTTCTTGCCAATATTAATGATGGTTTCCATGAAGTTATCAATGGAATGTCTGTGATCCAGCAATTTAGGCAACAAGCTCGATTTGGTCAAAGAATGTCAGATGATAGCTGGCAGCATTATCAGGCCCGTATGAAAGCATTAAAACTTGATGGGCTGTTATTGCGTCCTTTGCTAAGCATGCTCTCTGCGTTGGTTTTGTGTGGCTTATTGATGCTATTTGGCTATCAAGGTAGTGCGGTTATCGGTGTTGGGGTGATTTATGCGTTTATTAGTTATTTGGGGCGATTAAATGAACCGTTAATCACATTGACATCGCAACAGTCCATTTTGCAACAAGCGGTTGTTTCAGGTGAACGTGTTTTTGAATTGATGGATGCACCTTCACAACATTATGGCTCATCATCACATATCATTACTCAAGGTAATATTGATGTTAATTCCTTATGGTTTGCCTATCGTGATGAACAATGGGTATTAAAGGATATCAACTTAGCTATTCCTGCTCGTCATTTTGTGGCATTTGTTGGACATACTGGGAGCGGTAAAAGTACGTTAGCAAGTCTGTTGATGGGAAATTACCCTTGGCAAAAAGGGAATGTTTATTTAGATGAGCAACCTTTAGAGGATTACTCGCATTATGCGTTGCGCAGTGGTATTGCTATGGTGCAACAAGATCCAGTTTTATTATCAGGTTCGTTGTATGACAACATTGCATTAGGGCGAGAATGTGATGAATCACATTTATGGCAGGTGTTAGAAACAGTACAACTTGATCAATGGGCTAAAGCATTACCAGAAGAATTACAAACAGAACTTGGCGAACAAGGTAGTCGCTTATCTGCGGGGCAAAAACAGTTACTTGCATTAGCGCGTGTATTATTAATACCACCTTGTATTCTTATTCTTGATGAAGCAACAGCGAATATTGATTCAGGAACAGAGCAAGCCATACAGAAGGCATTAAAAGTAGTAAGAGAAAAAACAACCCTGATTGTTATTGCTCATCGACTTTCAACTATTATTGAAGCCAATGAAATTGTGGTGCTTCATCGTGGTGCAATTGTTGAGCAGGGTGATCACATGGAATTACTCTCACAAAAAGGACGATACTATAATATGTTTCAATTACAGCAGGTTAGAGAGTCTTTACAAGAACAAAATCCTGTCGAAGTAGAATAA
- a CDS encoding P-II family nitrogen regulator, whose product MKYIIAIIKPFKLEEVRELLSELGIKGMTISEVKGYGRQKGHAELYRGAEYEVNFLPKVKIELAISDEQLEPVMQTIMQATDTGKVGDGKIFVLELLQAVRIRTGEFGDEAL is encoded by the coding sequence ATGAAATATATCATCGCCATAATTAAGCCATTTAAATTAGAAGAGGTCAGAGAGTTACTTTCTGAGTTGGGTATAAAAGGGATGACAATCAGTGAAGTAAAGGGATATGGGCGACAGAAAGGGCATGCTGAGCTTTACCGAGGAGCCGAATATGAAGTCAATTTTCTTCCTAAAGTGAAAATAGAACTCGCCATCAGCGATGAGCAACTTGAGCCTGTTATGCAAACAATTATGCAAGCGACAGATACGGGTAAAGTGGGAGATGGCAAAATTTTTGTTTTAGAATTATTACAAGCTGTTCGTATTCGTACGGGTGAGTTTGGTGATGAGGCTCTTTAA
- the amtB gene encoding ammonium transporter AmtB, which produces MKSLLSLLLMLVLTNFSSSALASEVSVIDKADNGFMLICTALVFFMTIPGIALFYGGLLRSKNVLSLITQVMMIFSVVVILWITFGYSLAFTAGNKVWGGWSLTFLSNISLASVSGSINQYVHIAFQGSFAVITIALIVGALGERVRFSALIIFTIIWFTFSYIPIAHMVWGEGGWLIDDGALDFAGGTVVHINAAVAALVGAYLLGKRRDYQHTALKPHNLPMVFIGTAVLYIGWFGFNAGSAGSANAIAALAFLNTVIATAGAVLSWTLSEWLVRGKPSMLGSCSGCIAGLVAITPAAGTVGVMGALFIGVTGGVIGLWGVVILKRWLKADDVCDVFGIHGTCGIVGCLLTGVFTASFLGGVGYSDGMTLSKQVLIQLMSVVITVIWSGVVAYLSFKIADKLVGLRVSEEEEHDGLDLTSHGERAYQQ; this is translated from the coding sequence ATGAAAAGCTTACTTTCTTTATTATTAATGTTAGTGCTTACAAACTTTTCTTCATCAGCACTTGCCTCTGAAGTCTCGGTTATCGATAAAGCTGATAATGGTTTTATGTTGATTTGCACGGCTCTGGTCTTTTTTATGACTATCCCTGGTATTGCCCTGTTTTATGGGGGATTGCTGAGAAGTAAAAATGTGCTCTCGTTGATAACACAAGTGATGATGATCTTTAGTGTCGTGGTCATTCTTTGGATAACTTTTGGCTATAGTTTAGCTTTTACTGCGGGTAATAAAGTGTGGGGTGGGTGGTCACTTACTTTTTTGAGTAATATTTCTTTGGCGTCTGTTTCAGGTTCAATTAATCAATATGTACACATTGCCTTTCAAGGTTCTTTTGCTGTGATAACGATTGCCTTGATTGTTGGCGCATTGGGTGAGCGAGTCCGCTTTTCTGCGTTGATTATTTTTACGATTATTTGGTTTACGTTTTCTTATATTCCGATCGCTCACATGGTATGGGGAGAAGGTGGCTGGTTAATTGATGATGGCGCACTTGATTTTGCAGGCGGAACAGTGGTTCATATCAATGCAGCTGTTGCTGCCCTTGTTGGTGCTTACTTACTCGGTAAACGACGTGATTACCAACATACAGCCCTTAAACCTCATAATCTACCGATGGTATTTATTGGAACGGCTGTGCTTTATATTGGTTGGTTTGGTTTTAATGCAGGCTCTGCGGGAAGTGCAAATGCAATTGCAGCTTTAGCATTTTTGAACACAGTGATTGCAACTGCGGGAGCGGTACTTTCTTGGACTTTATCTGAATGGCTAGTCAGAGGAAAGCCATCAATGTTAGGCAGTTGCTCGGGTTGTATTGCTGGACTGGTGGCAATTACGCCAGCAGCGGGTACAGTCGGTGTTATGGGCGCATTATTTATTGGTGTAACAGGGGGAGTTATTGGGCTTTGGGGGGTTGTTATTTTAAAACGGTGGCTAAAAGCCGATGATGTTTGTGATGTTTTTGGCATTCATGGAACTTGTGGCATTGTGGGGTGTTTGTTAACGGGGGTATTTACGGCTTCATTTTTAGGGGGGGTGGGCTATAGCGATGGCATGACATTAAGCAAGCAAGTTTTAATACAGTTAATGAGTGTTGTTATTACAGTGATTTGGTCAGGTGTTGTCGCTTATCTTAGTTTTAAAATCGCAGATAAGCTGGTGGGGTTACGAGTTTCTGAAGAAGAAGAGCATGATGGATTAGATTTAACTTCTCATGGTGAACGTGCTTATCAGCAGTAA
- the tesB gene encoding acyl-CoA thioesterase II has product MSQALKDLINLMALEKIEEGLFRGQSEDLGLPQVFGGQVVGQALYAAKQTIADNRYINSFHSYFLRPGDSHKPIIYDVEFIRDGGSFSTRRVSAIQQGKPIFYMTVSFQEFEEGFEHQDTMPDVPFPNELISQDDILKKLAPKLPEPIKSLALRETPFEARPVQYFSPFGYSKAPAERYVWYRSRGEMPSDPFLHQYMLGYVSDFDFLPTALQPYGLGFMDPSLQVATIDHSMWFHRPFRIDDWLLYVIESPSASGGRGFVRGKFFNTNGQLVASSVQEGVIRQKRPKHTK; this is encoded by the coding sequence ATGAGTCAGGCATTGAAAGATCTCATCAATTTAATGGCACTTGAAAAAATAGAAGAAGGCCTATTTAGAGGGCAAAGCGAAGATTTAGGATTACCACAAGTTTTTGGTGGTCAAGTTGTAGGACAGGCACTGTATGCAGCAAAACAAACTATTGCAGATAATCGCTATATTAATTCCTTTCACAGCTATTTTTTACGCCCCGGTGATAGCCATAAACCCATTATTTATGATGTAGAATTTATTCGTGATGGAGGTTCATTTAGCACACGCAGAGTCAGTGCTATCCAACAGGGTAAACCTATTTTCTATATGACGGTTTCTTTTCAAGAGTTTGAGGAAGGTTTTGAGCATCAAGATACAATGCCCGATGTTCCTTTTCCTAATGAGCTTATCTCACAAGATGATATTTTGAAAAAATTGGCACCTAAATTACCAGAGCCGATTAAATCTTTAGCATTACGAGAAACCCCTTTTGAAGCTCGTCCAGTACAATACTTTAGCCCTTTTGGCTATTCTAAGGCACCCGCTGAACGCTATGTTTGGTATCGTAGTCGTGGTGAAATGCCATCAGATCCTTTTTTACATCAATATATGTTGGGCTATGTTTCTGATTTTGACTTCTTACCCACAGCACTCCAACCTTATGGTTTAGGATTTATGGATCCAAGTCTTCAAGTAGCAACGATAGACCATTCAATGTGGTTTCATCGTCCATTCCGTATTGATGACTGGTTACTGTATGTAATTGAAAGCCCATCGGCATCAGGAGGAAGGGGATTTGTTAGAGGTAAATTCTTTAACACGAATGGCCAATTAGTTGCTTCATCCGTTCAAGAGGGAGTTATTCGTCAAAAACGCCCTAAACATACAAAATAA
- a CDS encoding HHA domain-containing protein, whose amino-acid sequence MTKTDYLMRLRKCTSIETLERVIEKNKYELSDDELELFYSAADHRLAELTMNKLYDKIPASVWKFVR is encoded by the coding sequence ATGACTAAGACAGACTATCTAATGCGTTTAAGAAAATGCACCTCAATCGAAACATTAGAGCGAGTAATTGAAAAAAACAAATACGAACTCTCTGATGATGAGCTGGAGCTATTTTATTCAGCTGCTGATCATCGTTTAGCTGAGCTCACTATGAATAAACTCTATGACAAAATTCCAGCATCTGTTTGGAAGTTTGTAAGATAA
- the tomB gene encoding Hha toxicity modulator TomB produces the protein MDEYSPEKVDLAELSFLCEELLQQALGSLDKGSTVWHNDLSSTKSVDLNVLIEHIMDFSWKFKIKHPDKQIINTLIEEYLEETYRLFGNTSISYSDINNWKELNHSLLTLIAKNPKSYIK, from the coding sequence ATGGACGAATATTCACCAGAAAAAGTAGATTTAGCTGAATTGTCGTTTTTATGTGAAGAGCTATTACAGCAAGCTTTAGGCTCATTAGATAAAGGCAGCACCGTTTGGCACAATGATCTGAGTAGCACAAAAAGCGTTGACCTTAATGTCTTAATTGAACACATTATGGACTTTAGTTGGAAATTTAAGATTAAACACCCAGATAAACAAATAATTAACACTCTTATAGAAGAGTACCTTGAAGAAACATATCGTTTATTTGGTAATACATCAATTTCTTACTCAGACATCAATAATTGGAAAGAGTTAAATCATTCGCTTTTAACCCTTATAGCCAAAAACCCAAAAAGTTATATTAAGTAA
- a CDS encoding efflux RND transporter permease subunit: MPKFFIDRPIFAWVIAIITMLAGLLALIKLPVAQYPTIAPPAISISAVYPGADATTVQNTVTQVIEQNMNGIDNMVYMSATSDSAGMMNITLTFEAGTDPDIAQVQVQNKLQLAMPLLPQEVQQQGISVDKSSSSFLMVAGFISNDGSMTQDDIADYVGATIKDPLSRVTGVGETQLFGTQYAMRIWLDPDKLVKYNMTTLDVTNAIKAQNNQVAAGQLGGTPPVPGQRLNVSIIAQTRLNNAEQFGDILMKVNTDGSQVKLKDLGVVEMGAENYSTVARFNGLPASGIGIKLATGANALDTATAVRAALAEMEPFFPAGLEVVYPYDTTPFVKISIFEVVKTLIEAIMLVFVVMYLFLQNFRATLIPTIAVPVVLLGTFAILSAFGYSINTLTMFAMVLAIGLLVDDAIVVVENVERVMQEEGLSPKEATRKSMGQIQGALVGIALVLSAVFIPMAFFGGSTGAIYRQFSITIVSAMVLSVFVALILTPALCATMLKPIPKGSHGVQTGFFGWFNRTFEKSSHHYTDSVSRTLRGTGRYLLIYVLLVAGMALMFIRLPASFLPEEDQGVLLTMVQLPAGSTQEQTQDVLERVNDYFNTDEKELVKSVFTVSGFGFGGQGQNMGLVFVVLNDWDERKADEDKVPAIVGRANMALSQIKEAFVYSFNIPAIVELGSAGGFEFELVDKANLGHEKLMEARNQLLGLAAQQPQMLTGVRPNGQEDTSQYRLYIDLEKAQAQGVAISDIYSTLGTMFGGSYVNDFIDRGRVKKVYVQAESQFRMLPQDIGNLYVRNNVGQMVPFSSFIDTSKDPWLYGSPRLERYNGLPAVQIQGSATPGQSSGDAMLMMEDLASKLPSGIGYEWTGMSYQERLSGNQAPALYTISLIVVFLCLAALYESWSVPFSVMLVVPLGVIGALLFTTFRGLENDVYFKVGLLTTIGLSAKNAILIVEFAKDLMEKEGKGLIEATLDSVRMRLRPILMTSLAFMLGVIPLVLSNGAGSGAQNSVGTGVFGGMIAATSLAIYFVPIFFVVIRRRFAKKNEDLEHPSNSH, from the coding sequence ATGCCTAAGTTTTTTATAGATAGACCGATATTTGCATGGGTAATTGCGATAATTACCATGCTCGCAGGTCTTCTGGCACTCATCAAACTGCCTGTTGCCCAGTATCCAACGATTGCACCGCCAGCGATTTCTATCTCTGCGGTTTATCCAGGTGCTGATGCCACTACGGTGCAGAATACAGTTACCCAAGTTATCGAACAAAATATGAATGGTATCGATAACATGGTGTATATGTCTGCAACCAGTGACTCTGCAGGTATGATGAATATCACTCTGACCTTTGAAGCAGGTACTGATCCTGATATCGCGCAAGTCCAAGTGCAAAATAAACTGCAATTGGCAATGCCGCTATTACCTCAGGAAGTGCAACAGCAAGGGATTAGTGTTGATAAATCCTCAAGTTCATTCTTGATGGTCGCCGGTTTCATCTCAAATGACGGTTCAATGACACAAGATGATATCGCAGACTATGTGGGTGCAACGATTAAAGACCCGTTAAGCCGTGTAACCGGTGTGGGTGAAACCCAGTTATTTGGTACTCAATACGCAATGCGTATCTGGTTAGACCCAGATAAACTGGTGAAATACAACATGACAACACTTGATGTTACTAATGCGATTAAAGCACAAAATAACCAAGTGGCAGCAGGTCAATTAGGGGGAACGCCTCCTGTACCTGGTCAGCGTTTAAACGTATCTATTATTGCTCAAACTCGACTTAATAACGCAGAACAATTCGGCGATATCCTGATGAAAGTCAATACAGACGGTTCACAGGTTAAGCTAAAAGATCTCGGTGTAGTTGAGATGGGTGCTGAAAACTACAGTACTGTTGCTCGTTTTAATGGATTACCCGCTTCTGGTATCGGTATTAAGCTAGCAACGGGCGCTAACGCATTAGATACAGCAACCGCTGTGCGTGCTGCATTAGCTGAAATGGAACCGTTCTTCCCTGCGGGATTAGAGGTCGTTTATCCTTATGATACAACGCCGTTCGTTAAGATCTCTATTTTCGAAGTGGTAAAAACGCTTATTGAAGCCATTATGTTGGTATTCGTAGTTATGTATCTGTTCTTACAGAACTTCCGAGCTACGTTAATTCCAACTATTGCAGTCCCTGTTGTATTGTTGGGTACTTTCGCCATACTCTCGGCGTTTGGTTATTCGATAAATACATTGACGATGTTTGCGATGGTACTTGCCATCGGGCTTCTGGTGGATGACGCCATCGTTGTCGTAGAGAACGTCGAACGTGTTATGCAAGAAGAAGGTTTATCACCTAAAGAAGCAACACGTAAATCTATGGGGCAAATCCAAGGTGCACTGGTGGGTATTGCCCTCGTGCTTTCTGCGGTATTTATTCCAATGGCATTCTTTGGTGGTTCAACAGGTGCGATTTATCGCCAGTTCTCTATCACCATCGTATCAGCAATGGTTCTGTCTGTTTTCGTTGCATTGATTTTAACACCGGCGCTTTGTGCCACAATGTTAAAACCAATACCAAAAGGCAGTCATGGTGTGCAAACCGGCTTCTTTGGTTGGTTTAACCGCACCTTTGAAAAAAGTAGCCATCACTATACTGACAGTGTATCCCGTACTCTTCGCGGTACTGGCCGTTACTTATTAATTTACGTTTTATTAGTCGCAGGCATGGCATTAATGTTTATTCGCTTACCTGCATCGTTCTTACCAGAGGAAGACCAAGGGGTATTACTGACAATGGTTCAGTTACCTGCTGGCTCCACACAAGAACAGACTCAAGACGTATTAGAAAGAGTAAATGACTACTTTAATACCGATGAAAAAGAACTCGTTAAATCCGTCTTTACCGTAAGTGGCTTCGGCTTCGGTGGTCAAGGCCAAAATATGGGTCTGGTCTTCGTTGTATTGAATGATTGGGATGAACGTAAAGCAGATGAGGACAAAGTTCCAGCAATTGTAGGTCGTGCCAATATGGCATTATCCCAAATTAAAGAAGCCTTTGTTTACTCCTTTAACATTCCAGCGATTGTTGAATTAGGTTCTGCGGGTGGTTTCGAATTTGAGTTAGTCGATAAAGCTAACCTCGGTCATGAAAAACTGATGGAAGCCCGAAATCAACTTCTTGGACTTGCTGCACAACAACCTCAAATGTTAACGGGTGTGCGCCCTAATGGTCAGGAAGATACATCACAGTATCGTCTATATATTGACCTAGAAAAAGCGCAGGCTCAAGGTGTTGCAATCAGCGATATCTATTCAACATTAGGTACCATGTTTGGTGGTAGCTACGTAAACGACTTTATCGACCGTGGTCGTGTTAAGAAAGTTTATGTTCAAGCTGAATCACAATTCCGCATGTTGCCACAAGATATTGGTAATCTTTATGTTCGTAACAATGTCGGTCAGATGGTTCCATTCTCATCATTCATTGATACAAGTAAAGATCCTTGGTTATATGGCTCTCCACGTTTAGAGCGTTATAACGGTTTACCTGCTGTCCAAATTCAAGGTAGTGCAACACCGGGTCAAAGTAGTGGTGATGCAATGCTAATGATGGAAGATCTCGCAAGTAAATTACCAAGTGGTATTGGTTATGAATGGACAGGAATGTCATATCAAGAACGTTTATCTGGTAACCAAGCGCCTGCGCTGTATACCATTTCCTTGATAGTTGTATTCCTCTGCCTTGCAGCTCTTTATGAAAGTTGGTCAGTACCGTTCTCCGTTATGCTCGTGGTTCCTCTGGGTGTTATCGGTGCGCTGTTGTTTACCACATTCCGAGGCCTTGAGAACGACGTTTACTTTAAGGTTGGGCTCTTAACAACCATTGGGTTATCGGCGAAAAACGCAATCTTGATTGTTGAATTCGCCAAAGACTTGATGGAAAAAGAAGGCAAAGGACTCATAGAAGCAACGTTAGACTCTGTTAGAATGCGTCTACGTCCAATTCTAATGACCTCTCTGGCCTTTATGTTAGGGGTTATTCCTCTTGTATTAAGTAATGGTGCAGGTTCTGGTGCACAGAACTCAGTAGGTACAGGTGTATTCGGTGGTATGATTGCCGCAACCTCTCTTGCTATCTACTTTGTTCCTATTTTCTTCGTCGTGATCCGTAGACGATTTGCGAAGAAAAACGAAGATTTAGAACATCCAAGTAATTCACACTAA
- a CDS encoding efflux RND transporter periplasmic adaptor subunit, producing MRKNRGVLPLALLVLSGSLVLAGCDDKAKQSAGGPPPAPAVGVVTLGSQALTITTDLPGRTSAFRIAEVRPQVGGIILKRNYTEGSYVEAGTSLYQIDPALFEATLNSAQAELAKAKANAEIARLTVERYKPLLGTNYVSKQDFDAATSQYAQAVAAVRAAEAAVTSAKINLEYTKVTSPISGRSGKSTVTEGALVSMGQQVALTTVQQIDPIYVDVTQSSEDYLKLKNEIDSGAIRQEQGKPVVHLTLTNGQSYAQKGHLEFSDVTVDETTGSITMRAIVPNPKGELLPGMFVRTKLENGIRQDAILIPQQAVIRTARGDATAMVVNKDNVVEVRTIQVSQAVGNKWLVTSGVQVGERVIVSGLQKAKPKMTVTPQEENLDAKPSPEQTEPAKNPQ from the coding sequence ATGCGAAAAAACAGAGGGGTTTTGCCTCTGGCTCTGTTAGTGCTATCAGGCAGCTTGGTTCTTGCTGGATGTGACGACAAAGCTAAACAGTCTGCTGGAGGCCCACCTCCTGCACCTGCTGTAGGTGTTGTGACGTTAGGCTCGCAAGCTCTGACAATCACCACTGATTTACCAGGTCGTACATCAGCTTTCCGTATTGCTGAAGTTCGCCCTCAAGTTGGCGGTATTATTTTAAAGCGCAATTACACAGAAGGAAGCTATGTAGAAGCAGGTACATCACTGTACCAAATCGATCCAGCTCTTTTTGAAGCAACTTTAAATAGTGCACAAGCTGAACTTGCGAAAGCGAAAGCAAATGCTGAAATAGCGCGTCTCACTGTGGAGCGTTATAAGCCTCTGCTAGGTACAAACTATGTCAGTAAACAAGATTTTGATGCCGCAACATCTCAATACGCACAAGCCGTTGCTGCTGTTAGAGCTGCAGAAGCTGCTGTGACAAGTGCAAAAATCAATCTTGAATACACAAAAGTAACATCTCCAATTTCAGGCCGTTCAGGTAAATCAACGGTCACTGAAGGCGCATTGGTTTCAATGGGTCAACAAGTTGCACTGACAACTGTTCAGCAAATCGATCCGATTTATGTCGATGTGACACAATCGAGTGAAGATTATCTGAAATTAAAAAATGAAATTGATAGTGGTGCTATTCGCCAAGAGCAAGGTAAACCAGTTGTTCATTTAACACTGACCAATGGGCAATCTTATGCACAGAAAGGGCATTTAGAGTTTTCTGATGTCACTGTTGATGAAACAACAGGTTCTATTACTATGCGAGCTATCGTACCTAACCCGAAAGGGGAATTACTGCCAGGTATGTTTGTTCGTACTAAATTAGAAAATGGTATTCGTCAAGATGCTATTTTAATCCCACAACAAGCTGTTATTCGTACTGCGCGTGGTGATGCAACAGCAATGGTTGTTAATAAAGACAACGTTGTTGAAGTTCGTACTATTCAAGTATCACAAGCTGTTGGTAATAAATGGCTAGTAACTAGTGGTGTTCAGGTAGGTGAGCGCGTTATCGTTTCTGGATTGCAAAAAGCAAAACCGAAAATGACCGTAACACCTCAAGAAGAGAATTTAGATGCGAAGCCATCACCTGAACAAACTGAGCCAGCTAAGAATCCTCAATAA
- the acrR gene encoding multidrug efflux transporter transcriptional repressor AcrR gives MARKTKRQAQETRQQIIDAALRLFTVQGVSATSLSDIAAAAGVTRGAIYWHFKNKVDLFTEACELTDLKIESLEIEYQTKYPDDPLFVLRELLIYILTSIVEDPKHNALLEIYFHKCEFVGEMTPIVEIRRELCAADYSRIEQSLSRCVEKKQLPANLNLRRAAIMLRAMMTGLAENWLFSPESFSIKDESQYLVDSFIDMIKHSANMRISASS, from the coding sequence ATGGCACGAAAAACTAAACGGCAGGCACAAGAGACAAGACAGCAGATTATTGATGCTGCACTTAGGCTGTTTACTGTGCAAGGCGTTTCTGCCACATCACTTTCAGATATTGCAGCCGCTGCAGGAGTTACCCGTGGTGCAATATATTGGCACTTTAAAAATAAAGTGGATTTATTTACTGAAGCGTGCGAACTCACCGACTTAAAAATAGAATCTTTAGAAATAGAGTATCAAACAAAATACCCAGATGATCCACTATTTGTATTAAGAGAATTGCTTATTTACATATTGACATCGATTGTTGAAGATCCTAAACATAATGCACTTTTAGAAATATATTTCCATAAATGCGAATTTGTTGGTGAAATGACACCAATTGTTGAAATTCGCAGAGAATTGTGTGCAGCTGATTACTCTAGAATAGAGCAATCTTTATCTCGTTGCGTTGAAAAAAAACAACTTCCTGCCAACCTTAATTTAAGACGAGCCGCCATTATGTTAAGGGCTATGATGACTGGTCTTGCTGAAAATTGGTTATTTTCACCAGAAAGCTTTTCTATCAAAGATGAAAGTCAATATTTGGTTGATAGCTTTATTGATATGATAAAGCACAGTGCAAATATGAGAATATCTGCGTCCTCTTAA
- a CDS encoding DsrE/DsrF/TusD sulfur relay family protein, with protein MSKVLVIANGAAYGNESLFNALRLSITLKEQHPETQLNIFLMSDAVTGALARQQPKEGYNLQQMLEILTAQNVPVKLCKTCTDTRGISDLPLVDGAELGTLVDLAQWTLDADKILTF; from the coding sequence ATGAGTAAGGTCTTAGTTATTGCTAATGGTGCGGCTTATGGTAATGAGTCATTATTTAACGCGTTGCGTTTATCTATTACATTAAAAGAACAACACCCAGAAACTCAATTAAATATCTTTTTAATGTCAGATGCTGTTACAGGGGCTTTAGCTCGCCAACAGCCTAAAGAAGGTTATAACTTACAACAAATGCTGGAAATTTTAACGGCACAAAATGTTCCGGTTAAATTATGCAAAACATGTACAGATACTCGAGGTATCAGTGATTTACCATTAGTTGATGGTGCAGAGTTAGGTACATTAGTTGATTTGGCACAATGGACGCTCGATGCGGATAAAATTCTAACATTCTGA